Genomic window (Toxotes jaculatrix isolate fToxJac2 chromosome 10, fToxJac2.pri, whole genome shotgun sequence):
CCATATTTAACTAGTGTGTCTTTTTAAGTGTGTATTCCTTAAACAATTGTGAAGCTCACCTGAAAAGGGTACTTATAGTCGCATGGTATGGGGACATCACTACACACAATCTCCACACATCTAATTTTGGAAAGTTCGATGCAACCTTTCATCATGGGCTTTTTCTGAAAGAACATGATCTTTATGTTTCCTCTACACAACGTGGATATGATTCAAATTACAGTTAGTTCCAAAAAGGCCAAACTTCCAAACAATACCTCCTTATTAGCTGAATAATTTGAAATGAATGGCTAACAATATGTGCATGCTTACCCCCGAACGGCGCTCAGAATACTTCAGGTCTTGGgtgtccaaaacaaaaaatctctCCTTGTAGTTACAAGGTgatgttcttttcttttgctgagATTTTTTGATCATAGTTCCCTTCAAAATCACCCTGGGGAACATGGTTACAGCTGCGaacaacacagtgaaaaagaaacactgGAGGCTTTTTGGCTTTACGGGGAGAGACTGAGAACATTGcagggacagagaaaaaaaagtgggttGCTTGATTTGATAGAAGCTGTGGAGCTTCCGGCATAAAAGTTGTTGCACTCGGTAAACCACATCCTcacggcaaaaaaaaaaaaaagccttgtgcaaacacacacacacacacacacgtgcatggacacatatatacactcactgtacacacagtcacatgcacTTTCACTGAGAATGTTGCAAAAAGTCTGTGGATTGTGCAGTGGTAGGAGGGCGATTCTTTAATCTGGGTAATTTCGAACATTTTCCACCTAAATGTGCACCGTGAAGATAATAACCATATCCTGTCGATGATGATGAAACTTTTAGCAATGATGTAAACATTGAACAAaggtgtttatttaaaaaaaaaggagtgcattaaacaaaaaaacaaaaaacaaaaaaaaaaaccacttgaaaacaaatgtttaacaAAACTGAGGATTCAGGAATAATCCATTCATATTTGTGACCAAAagttttcttgtcttttataatctctctctcttacaaaaatcagagacaaataaaaaaaactatttgtaTTGGGCTTCTTAAAAAACTATGTTGATTATAGATTTGAGCAATTATAGAGTTGGGCTCCAGTAAACATGAAGGGAAACCAGGGAATTAAACAAACTTTTGGAAACTGTGACAAGACTGGGAGAAGAGTTGGGGAGAGTTCAAAACTGAGACAAATCCTCCTCCTGACACATGAAAGGTTTAGTGAATGCTACAGCACCACCATCAGGAAAACTGTCCCGACAATTCAGTCTTCAGTAAAGTTTTGGATGAGGCTGGAGTCTCATCTGGCCCAGGTAGATTGTCACTCATGTTAAggtgcttttttgtttttgctttaaaaaaaaaaatctatttaataattttgttattttgtaaaGTTCTATATTTTGAACTGTGCAAAACTTTCATCTAGCACAGTCAATTGCTCATTGAGTTCTGTTAATTAAAGTAGtacaaaattcacatttttcacaaaaaattctaaataaaccaatccaaaataaaacaaacagagggtcTCAATAAGTTGAAGGAGCCTGGATGCTTTGGACTAGGAAGTGTAAATGAATCTCGAGTCTGAGCGTTTAAAAAAGAGAGGAGCTTGTCGTCGTATGTGTGTACGCGTGTCGATGTGTGATAaagctagtgtgtgtgtgtgtgtgtgtgtgtgtaatactaACACTACCAGAGGTCAATGCCAACGTCATACagcaaaatgaataaaagaccAGAGTGTAAAAGACCAAAAAATAGGAAGTGATGAGTATAATGATGTATGTAGTGACAAATGTAAGACATataaacattttccacaaaattTTCAGATCAAatagaatattattattattatcattgttgttgttgcaaatTATGCTACAAACCAAACTTACCCTTGATAATATGAACAATCCATTGATAATAGTTTCATTatagttttttcctttttttttttttctttttacgaCCAATCAGCGTTCCGTTTGTTCAGCACGAGCACAGTTCAGCCAATGAAATAGGGACAGAATCGAAGGTCCCTGTCGGTGAAAGGAAGGAGCTAAAGCTTGTCATGAGCTAATTGTCTGATTATATATCGCCGTTGCATTTTTACATCTAACATCTTTATTCGGCAACTGGTGGGTCGTTAAAGAGGTACGTAGAAATATCACCAGTGCCTTTTCATTTTTCGTTTTATGTAACGAGGTAATTAGTCAGCAGAGGTTAGCATCAGCACCCAATAGCAGCCACATTGCTAGTTAGCTCTATGTTATGTCTCTTACTCTATATTTGCCTTTCAAACGCAATCAGCGTCTAGGCCTGGCTGTGCATTGAAGATCTAACATATTCAGCAAGGCAAATAGAGGCTTTAGATTGCAAATGATAATGTCCGCTCATCAGTTTCTCTTTTCAGGAAGACCAGCGTCGCTCGCTTGTGATGTTAGCCTTCGCCCGCACATACGACTAGCAGGCTAACTTTGTCCTCACATACTTTGCTTGTGTTGCTTTATACGAATGTAAAATACCGAGGATTACACGGACACAGACAAAACCCCTGGAATAAGCGAAACATTaccatttaataataataataataataataatttacttaCATATCACTGCATTATCATTTTACAGAattctgaaagaaagaaaacttgtACTTCTGATACTTGCATTTTACTGTACTTACTTGTGTGCACCTATATAACACTTATActatataaacatattttagtCATGTAACATCTTTAATACTTGTGATACATGATTTTTATATAACTGTGTTCCTACTCTTATGTACAGGATTTGAACACTCATTACATGTAAACTACACACTATGTGTGTTAGAGTTTAAATTGTACAGAGCAAACGTGGCGTTTTTAAACCCACAATTAGTGTACAAAGTGTGACATATTTATTAAAGGAAGAACTTGTTTTACCTACTTGGTAAGGAAAAGAGACTGATTAACATTTTTGTCACTGTTGTCACAGGTCAGCATCATGGGTGAACCACAGCAGGTTAGTGCCCTGCCCCCTCCACCCATGCAGTACATCAAAGAatacacagatgaaaacattcGTAAGGGTCTGGCTCCTAAGCCACCTCCGCCCATCAGAGACAGCTACATGATGTTTGGCAACCAGTTCCAGTGTGACGAGATCATCATTCGGCCTCTGGAGAGCCAAGGCATTGAGAGGCTCCATCCCATGCAGTTTGACCACAAACGAGAGCTTAAGAAGCTGAACATGTCCATTCTCGTGAACTTTCTGGACCTGCTGGACATCCTCATCAAGAGCCCTGGCAGTATAAAACGTGAAGAGAAGCTGGAGGACTTAAAGCTTCTGTTTGTTCACATGCACCACTTGATAAATGAGTACAGGCCGCATCAAGCCAGGGAGACGCTGAGGGTGATGATGGAGGTGCAGAAGAGACAGAGGCTTGAGACGGCTGAAAGGTTCCAGAAACATCTGGAGAGGGTGGTGGAGATGATTCAGGGGTGCCTTGCCTCCCTACCTGATGACTTACCACAGATGGAGGGTGCAGATGGGGCTGGAGATGGGACAAGGAGTGGATCTGCAGCAGCCGGTATGGGTTGTTCCTCTGGACAGGCCCCCAGGCTGAAAAGTGAACCTATGGATGTCGAGGAAGCAGGTGCCAGCTGTATGGCAGTGGGTCAGCAGGACAAGAGCAGCCCTACtgcaaaaagagacaaaatatgGGACAAGGATGCCGCCATGTGCAGTATTATTGATGAAATTGCTTAAGTTTTATGTTGAGTAGttgtaattctttttttgtacatctaaactgtttttgtcttttgtgttctATACATAGTGTAACTATGAAAAAGTTTGCTGTATTTTCACTCGGCCTGAAATCCTGACTGGAatggtgttttatttaaaacctATCATGTAGATATTACTACCACttcctgtgaaaacactgaaagaatTTAAATACCATACATCAGTTGGGGTGCCAACTTTCAGTTTTTGtaataaaaccaataaaaaaagatgtgcAAGTGCAATGCTGTCACAGTCAGTCCATCACATGCATTGATTGTTTACATTTGTAAAGCAATTCGGTCCTGTCACTATGACTTCCACAGTGTCTAATAAAGTGAGAGATGTCAGTATGTATAGACTGTAGTTACACAgtcactcctccctccctcagtccCTTTCACCTGAGGTTTTCCTCATCCCTACAACATTTTCTTCCAGAGGGTAATTTCTGCACGATTTTTAGAAAGAAATGCAACTCTCTTACCAGGCTGCCTGTTAAGCTTCTGCCTGTTTACCTGTTTGATTATGAAAACTGTACCACACATAAATATCCTCAGAACAATCCTAATTTACTTACTGCAGCACAGAGCCAAATCTTAAGGGGGCACATTTGAATATTGAAATATACCAGGTCTACGTCTGCGACACCGGGCAGTTTCACTTAGGTATGTGTACATTAATCAAGTCCTTGTGTAGCAGAGTTTCCCCATAATGTTTAGGGGTCAACTTAAAGATGTTTAACTCAAATATACTGATGATTAATGGACACTTTAGGAGACTATGTAAAGCAAATTTAGAACtttatgctgtttgtttttcatgttcatgtacATGCAGTATAAAACAGTTATTTCACACTGATGGGCTGGTGGCCTGATTGGCCCTCTGAGAGCAACAGGCTATAATAATGTGAATCTAAGAAGCGTCTGTGTTTGGTGGCCAGCCCCAGGCTGCAGCCATATTTCACTGCCCCTGAATGGCTTCCATGAGACAGACCTGATGTGCACTGGCTTGTATAACAGACGTACAGAGATTTTGTTACAAAACAGCAGTTCTGTAGCATTACTGcataaaaccacagaaaactgtttttcatGAGCAGTAACTGCAGTTTTACTCCCCGTGTGCAGTTTGCACCTCCACAGgaacatgtttgcatgtttgctttttttttttttttttataattgcaTTACAACATGTAAATTTGGACATGCCTTATTTTTCAGGGCAcgtaaataaataatgaagatGAACATAATTGGGCTTATGTCATGATCCTGCCACCCCGCCCCCTGGCTGTTATTATTATCCTCTGGTGGGATTCCCTACACTGTGACAGAGTCATTTTCATTACCTGCACTCTTGAGCTGATACGTCGTTACCACGGTGACAAGACGCACGAGATCACCAACCCATTTACCCCATGGGATTTTAATTAAACCTTATAAAATCCAAGAACTTTTGTCGCAGGAATTATGTTATGAAACTCGGCATCCTTGGGTTTCACAACAGGGCGGAAAGCCGTCCTTTCATCCAATCGGATCGCGCGTTGCTGCGTCACGTGGTCTTTATTTATGTAATGTAATGGTGTTACACAGTAACCCAGCTTTGTGGCTGTGCATACATCGCTACTGGGGTTAAAAGCGGACACGGGCTACTACAAAGAACCAGTACTAATGTACAGATATCCTGCTGTGGTTCGTGTGGCGTATATGGAGTTTGGAGCGGCGCACTGGACTGGAAgctgacccttttttttttttaatacatataTATCCAACCTGCTTGAAAAGGGAAGATGTTTTGTGTCCCAAACCAAAGACTAAGTTAGGGCTGAAAATGGATGATGTCAGTTTTATACGAAAAGGACATTTGTGAGGTGAGCATATGAGAGCTCAAATTATTGTTATCTTAACTGGACACAGACCGGTCGGGTTCGAGCAGACGTGATATAACTGGGGACACATTTACTGTATCGCTGGCTGTCGCTGTGTTATATAAATGGTCCATGCAGTACTACTATACAGAAAAGCTTCTCCGTCCACATTGCTTCGACGAAAAGAACAGCATTTCTTCCAGGAGGACATCGTTCTGGTGACATAACCCATCCGACCATGGATCTGCTGGAGTGTCCGCTCTGTCTCTTCCTGATGTGCGAGCCGGTGACCATGTCGTGCGGTCACACGTTCTGCCGGAGGTGCGTCGGGAGCTACCTTCCGTCCAAATGCCCGGCGTGCAAAGTGAGGTTAAAACAGCGTGAGGTGAAAGGCATGAAGAACAACGTGCTGCTCATCAGTGTCGTTGAGAAGTGCTGCCCCGACGAGACGAGAATGAAGTGCCATATACAGGAGAAGCTCAAAGCCAATGAGTTCGCCGAAGCTTTACGCATCGCAAATGAGGGGCTTGACTTAGGTAAGGGACACATGTAAGACACCGTAACAGCTGCAGTCTCTGTACGGAAGTTTGTCTGATGTATACTTAGGTTCGCTTCTGAAAAGATGTCCACAGGCCTGCttctataaaaacaaacaaacaaacaaagaaacaaaaacatttagctAAGATCAGACTGGAGTCCCACTTTTACGCACCGCACACAGTCTTGGCTGGTGCCCAGTGAGGGTGACTGACAGTGCATCCCTTTCACAGAACACAGCTGATTCATGTACAGCAGTGTGATACAGGTGTAATGACAGGAGGATACAGGAAACCCTCTGTGTCTCAAGTTCCTGACGCCATAGGATTTATTGTATCCACCGTGGAAGGCTATTGATGACCTGAATTTGTAACTGGGTCAGTAATCAGTCTCCAGATGCTCCTTCTTCCTTGTTAGATCTATATCAAGagtcctgttttcctctgtgtggacACTCAACCATTTAGGCAAAACACGCAAACTAAGGTTTTATGCAGAGTAAGGAAGATGCAAAGGAAAAACCTGCATCAGGGTGGTTTCCCTTCTGTGTTAGTTAGTAACACATAGTTTAAGAAGTAGTAGCAGCAGCTATGAAAGCTGTTTTCTAGGAAGAGTACAGCAAACAGCCTGAGgaaatttctgttttcagaagAGGCTTTCTGGACATTTCTGCATTCAAAATCTATGTACAGAAAAGAAGGGTGTGGAGAGGACATTGTGTAACATTTTCATCGCTTAGAGAATGCCTATAATTCCCAGAAAATGCCCTGCACAgatattttctgctgcttttaactgTGCTGCTCTTGCTTTAGTTGGTGCAATTGACCTTATTTTCTCCATGCAGCGGCGAGAAAGTAAAAGGGACAACTTCTGCCCTAGATGAGTTTATGTAGTCAGTAGGCGTCCTGGGGTTCGTAAGCATACAAGTTTTTGTGCTACAGTGATTAACATACCATTGAGTTACCTACATATTTGCCACCTCAGCCAGTTCAATTAAATACAGCTGCTTCCCTTGTGCCAGCGCTCTTCTACCTTGTGTAATGATTTCCTGGCAGATTTGTGTATGGtagtttttcatttgtcactGGAGGCTTTAGGTAGGGCCTGGTCATTTTGCTGTTACGATTTCATAATGTGGGCAACTGTCAAGCCCTGAGGTTGGGCCTGTAATCAAAGCCTTTATATTCAGTAAATAAACATGACTTGACAGGAGCAATGGCTTTAGATAATAGTTACACTTTGAGCCTTGAGTACTTTCACTCACATAATATTGTTGTAGCAGAAGTGAATTGAAGCATTACAGCAGTACATGATGTTTGAAtatcactttcagttttaagCAGCAGTGGGTTGAAAAATTTAAATCTTGTATGTAACCAGCACTGCAATGGAAAGGGATTGTGCAtgtattacatttatttatgtagcagCGTGCCCTCCCTGTTTACTAATCAAACCtgattccatttttttctcttcggGTGCCTGTCCCAGCACCTACACTCTATATTAGGCTATATTTTGTACTAGTCTCATACCTGTAAGATACACTTTTAAACTTGTGTAAATATTAATGATATTGTCTGTAAAATAAGCTTTCTTATTAAAATAAGCTTTCTGGGTCTAAGCATTAAGGCCTCACCTCTTCAAACTTGAACAGTGACTCAAGAATTACGTCCTGCCTCTTTCTCCTtgtcttactctctctctcctgttcgTTTGCATCCTTAGTCCCAGATGATCAGAGTTTGAGGGTGTACAGAGCCGAAGCTAACTGGGGCCTGATTCGTTTCTCTGATGCTCTGACAGACCTCAACTACCTCTGCTGCCTTCGTCCCAACTGGACTGAGGTGAGAGACAGGACGGCGTTGGCCGAAGACATTATGTCTCACTTTAAtggcgtcttttttttttttcttttctactcaGCATGAACAAATCTGTTGCACTTTCGTGAACGATTCcaaatttgaatttgtcatttcACTTCAGTTCACCACAGGTTTAACCTCAGATGAACACAGACGGTTGGTTTTGTAACTTGAATGTAATAGTGCACATGTAACCACAGAAAAAAGAGGTGCTGcctgttttatttatctttttatatttCAACGTAGTGTGCGAAGCTGACCCCCTTAGAGCTGCTTTTATTGATGTTATGTCATTGGCAACATTATGCAAACAGCTACTTATGTCATAATGTCATTTAATCACTTTGTGCAAGTGGGTGGCTCACTGCTAATGCAGAAACGCCCACCGTATATAATCATTtatattgtttcattttatttccagAGATGTGTTATATCACTCAGAAATTTCACATTACATTTCACTATTTAAGCAGCGAGGGAGGAGGCAAATGACAGTCAGTGCAAAAGTTGGCAAAAACAAAGTGTTATCACACTGCAACATAATTTGAACAAACTTTTTGAAGAGGATGCGTTATAGAATTTTTATGATCTCTGCAATGAAGCGCTTTAGATGTGTCTTTCACTTTTACAGGCAGTGATGTGCTGATTGCGCTGTTCTGTTTGTGCAGGGTTTTTTTCGTAAAGGGAATGTGCTGCTGGAAATGGGTCAGCAGACAGAAGCCCTCATCCAGTTCCACCATTGCCTAAAACTTCAAGCTGACTTTGTTCCTGCAAAGAGCCAGATCAAGAAGGTTTGTTTACGTTAACTAAACACAGGTCTGTTTAATGTACAGATCCACAGAAACTATAAATCACATCATATGtgatttaataatttaaaacagaAGATGTAGCATTTGTGTAGTTATTATAAATTTGCatacactgttttatttttattgttttatctgTGAGAACGTTGCACCTGAGCAGAGATGCAGAATGAGTTCGCTACATTAAAGACTTTCTTTATCACGATTGTATGGTTTTTCATTGTAGGTCACATCATGATTCATACGTGCAGAAGCCAAACCTACCTTGCACGATTGTCTGCTCTGATAGTAGATTATTTCCAGTATGCGTGGGTGCTATTTATGGTTATTATGGGTAGAGATTGCCCTCTCTTTTTGATTTTGCTTTGCCTCTAaatttgttttccttcagcctagttttagtttgtgtgggttttttgaAGCGTGAATTACTTCTTCCATCTTAtgttttattatcttatttttattaacTCTATTGCTACTTGTAGCAGTGTTGGTAGTAGCAGAAGTATCATTGTTGGTATGACACAGTGGTGTCATACcaacaataaaatcaaaataaataatataaaatagttaacacacattttgaaatgccaggaatttacatttttacatttgcatttaattaTTAGGTATTCCCTTTCACATTAATTGTGTCATTACATGGATTCAAATGGCAGATCCTGGAGGCAGAGGGTATGGCAGTGCCGGAGGAGGTGTCCTGCATCCTGCAGGTGGTGTCAGAGTACCTGAAAGAGCCCTGCCCCATCACCAGCCTCAGTGGCTCACAGGGGCAAACACAACTTGAGGGCCTCAAACATCCActtggagaagagggagaaggtaAAGGGCGGAGAGAGGCACACCAGGTAAGCTGATTAGGAGAATGCATGTTAATGCTTGCATTTACAGAATGTAAATATAACCTTACCTGATCAAACTGTCTTTTTCGCTCCAAGGTGAAACATGACACGGGTACTGAGTGCTGCCTCAGCCTCTGCCAAGCTGtttccttcctccctgctgctgaagACGACgaggagatgatgatgaggaaaGAAGACGGGCATGGCAGGGGTACGCTGACacagccagcacacacacttattATGATTTGACTGTCGTCTTCATCATCACTTTCCTTATCGTCTCTGTCATTGTCATTACAGCTTTACCATTTACACCCAACAGATGTTTTGAAATTGCATAACAACTcgtacgtttttttttcttcagcagggCAGAAGCTTGAGGTTGAGAACCTTGAAACTGACTGTGGTTTGCCTTGTATCTCTCTTTCAGGTGAAGGCAGTCACCgcagagagaaaactctctgtGCTCTCACTGTGTCAGACTTTGAGTGCCCTCTCTGCATTAGGTCAGTATCCTCGAGTACTCCCTCGAATCAATAATGCATTGCTGTCTGTACCATACATCAGTCTgttctcactctcctctctgctcaaTGCTTAGCACATTCAGAGTATGTACACACATAGTCACCACTACTGTATGGACAGTGTGCACATCCTTCCTCCACTCTGCTGTTCTAACTAAagattctctgtttttctgaagGTTGTTTTTTGAGCCAGTCACAACTCCCTGCGGTCACACCTTTTGTAAAAACTGCATAGAGAGGAGTCTGGACCACAACCTCCGCTGTCCGCTCTGCAAACAGCCACTGCAAGAGGTAACCACCTACAGACTCATTCATACATCTGTTTTTAACTACATGAAAAaccctttttttctcattgacATCTCCACTTTAAAATCTGActaatacaaattaaaaaactttgtttttgcCA
Coding sequences:
- the med7 gene encoding mediator of RNA polymerase II transcription subunit 7, whose amino-acid sequence is MGEPQQVSALPPPPMQYIKEYTDENIRKGLAPKPPPPIRDSYMMFGNQFQCDEIIIRPLESQGIERLHPMQFDHKRELKKLNMSILVNFLDLLDILIKSPGSIKREEKLEDLKLLFVHMHHLINEYRPHQARETLRVMMEVQKRQRLETAERFQKHLERVVEMIQGCLASLPDDLPQMEGADGAGDGTRSGSAAAGMGCSSGQAPRLKSEPMDVEEAGASCMAVGQQDKSSPTAKRDKIWDKDAAMCSIIDEIA
- the lonrf1 gene encoding LON peptidase N-terminal domain and RING finger protein 1 — its product is MDLLECPLCLFLMCEPVTMSCGHTFCRRCVGSYLPSKCPACKVRLKQREVKGMKNNVLLISVVEKCCPDETRMKCHIQEKLKANEFAEALRIANEGLDLVPDDQSLRVYRAEANWGLIRFSDALTDLNYLCCLRPNWTEGFFRKGNVLLEMGQQTEALIQFHHCLKLQADFVPAKSQIKKILEAEGMAVPEEVSCILQVVSEYLKEPCPITSLSGSQGQTQLEGLKHPLGEEGEGKGRREAHQVKHDTGTECCLSLCQAVSFLPAAEDDEEMMMRKEDGHGRGEGSHRREKTLCALTVSDFECPLCIRLFFEPVTTPCGHTFCKNCIERSLDHNLRCPLCKQPLQEYFKNRKYNPTVLLQDIMTHLFPSQLAERKQVHDAEMAELSNLTKDIPIFVCTVAYPGVPCPLHIFEPRYRLMMRRCMETGTKKFGMCSYEHGKGFADYGCMLEILSLELLPDGRSYVDTVGGSRFRVLKRGQRDGYHTADIEYLEDLKVDGSELELLQRLHDSVYQQAQDWYQRLGSRIREQINRQYGTMPEKEENIQASSNGPAWCWWLLSVLQLDPSYQTTVLSLNSLKDRLGHLRLVLEYFSQS